A section of the Aigarchaeota archaeon genome encodes:
- the porD gene encoding pyruvate synthase subunit PorD, with amino-acid sequence MAKVEMSILPGGIVSRPGSTTDYKTGTWRVKKPVVDLDKCTGCLLCWVYCPEPAIRKRNDGKIEFDYDYCKGCGICFVECPSKAINMVEE; translated from the coding sequence ATGGCAAAGGTTGAAATGAGCATACTTCCCGGTGGCATCGTAAGTAGACCTGGTTCTACGACCGATTACAAAACTGGAACTTGGAGGGTTAAAAAACCTGTAGTGGACTTAGATAAATGTACAGGCTGCCTTCTATGCTGGGTATACTGCCCTGAGCCGGCCATTCGAAAGAGGAATGACGGTAAGATTGAGTTCGATTACGATTATTGTAAAGGCTGCGGCATATGCTTCGTTGAATGCCCCTCTAAGGCCATAAATATGGTGGAGGAGTGA
- a CDS encoding 2-oxoacid:acceptor oxidoreductase family protein gives MKKLVEVRFHGRGGQGIVTAARILAEACLLENRYSLSFPEFGPERSGAPVRAYVRISDEPIEVRSLVYDPEIVVSIDPKISSSAEILTGLDDEGIVIINSKNISEELLKATASKPKAKLFYVDARGIALSLGDARFENSVILGAVAKATGIVSLSSLESVLKTKFKGAVLENNLKAMRLGYDMVGQA, from the coding sequence TTGAAGAAGTTAGTAGAAGTAAGGTTCCATGGAAGGGGCGGCCAAGGTATTGTCACGGCCGCGAGGATATTAGCCGAGGCGTGTCTTTTGGAAAACAGGTATTCGCTATCATTCCCTGAGTTTGGTCCCGAACGTTCCGGCGCACCCGTAAGGGCCTATGTCAGGATATCCGATGAACCAATAGAAGTTAGGTCTTTAGTCTACGATCCGGAAATCGTTGTGTCAATAGACCCGAAAATATCCTCCTCCGCTGAAATATTGACTGGGTTGGATGATGAAGGCATTGTCATTATAAACTCAAAGAACATCAGTGAGGAGCTTTTAAAGGCAACGGCCTCTAAACCTAAGGCAAAATTATTTTACGTGGATGCAAGGGGCATAGCGCTCTCTTTGGGCGATGCAAGGTTCGAAAACTCGGTGATTCTGGGAGCTGTTGCTAAAGCGACGGGGATTGTTTCCCTAAGTTCGCTGGAATCTGTTCTAAAAACAAAGTTCAAAGGAGCCGTTCTCGAGAATAACCTTAAAGCGATGCGGTTAGGATATGATATGGTGGGACAGGCTTAA